A genomic region of Candidatus Woesearchaeota archaeon contains the following coding sequences:
- the lysS gene encoding lysine--tRNA ligase yields the protein MPEEVKNNQNKLILDRKSKLESIKNKNINPYPYTFKYTKKSEQIKEKNKGIKPEEQTKDTESVAGRIILFRRMGKVCFLTIKDDVGELQLYLRKDDIGEKYDHIKDFDIGDWIGATGTIFRTKMGEITLQTKDFQMLCKATRPLPDKFHGIHDTEIRYRKRYLDLITNSKAKEILKKRALLMKYIREFLNEKGGLEVETPILHPIYGGAAAKPFKTFHNELKMDLFLRISPELYLKKLIVGGFEFVYDINKNFRNEGVDTTHNPEFTMLELYKAYADYNDMMKITEELYEYVAIKLNGSTKSNFRGNEIDFKAPWKRVKMLDAIKEYAGIDAENMDMEQLELFVKEKRIPFENEPSWGNYVLAVFEHYCEDKFTQPTFVIDHPKESTPLCKQHREDSRLIERFEPFCCGIELANAYSELNDPVHQRKLLEDQQRQLSEGNEEANPLDEDFLEAIETGMPPTGGLGIGIDRMAMLVLGQESIRDVILFPLMKPQEEKNEDKK from the coding sequence ATGCCAGAAGAAGTAAAAAACAATCAAAATAAGTTAATTTTGGATAGAAAATCAAAATTAGAATCTATAAAAAACAAAAATATAAATCCTTATCCTTACACATTTAAGTATACAAAAAAATCTGAACAAATCAAAGAAAAAAATAAAGGCATAAAGCCAGAAGAACAAACAAAAGACACTGAATCTGTGGCTGGAAGAATTATTTTGTTTAGAAGAATGGGCAAAGTGTGCTTTTTAACAATAAAAGATGATGTCGGTGAACTCCAACTATATCTAAGAAAAGACGATATAGGTGAAAAATATGATCATATAAAAGATTTTGACATAGGTGATTGGATTGGCGCAACAGGCACTATTTTTAGAACAAAAATGGGTGAAATAACTCTGCAAACTAAAGATTTTCAAATGTTATGCAAAGCAACAAGACCTCTACCAGATAAATTTCACGGAATTCACGATACGGAAATAAGATATAGAAAAAGATATCTTGATCTAATAACTAATTCAAAAGCAAAAGAAATACTTAAGAAAAGAGCGCTTTTGATGAAATATATACGTGAATTTTTGAATGAAAAAGGAGGATTGGAAGTAGAAACGCCAATATTGCACCCTATATATGGAGGTGCTGCTGCAAAACCATTTAAAACGTTTCATAATGAATTAAAAATGGATCTATTTTTAAGAATAAGTCCAGAACTATATTTAAAAAAACTAATCGTTGGAGGATTTGAATTCGTTTATGATATAAATAAAAATTTTAGAAATGAAGGCGTTGATACTACTCATAATCCAGAATTTACGATGCTTGAATTGTATAAAGCATACGCAGATTATAATGATATGATGAAGATAACAGAAGAACTCTATGAATATGTAGCAATAAAATTAAACGGTTCAACAAAGTCTAATTTTAGAGGAAATGAAATAGATTTTAAAGCTCCTTGGAAACGAGTTAAGATGCTTGATGCAATAAAAGAATATGCAGGTATAGATGCTGAAAACATGGATATGGAACAACTAGAACTGTTTGTAAAAGAAAAAAGGATTCCTTTTGAAAATGAACCTTCTTGGGGAAATTATGTTTTAGCAGTATTTGAACATTATTGCGAAGATAAATTTACACAACCAACTTTTGTAATTGATCATCCAAAGGAGTCTACGCCTTTATGTAAACAGCACAGAGAAGATTCAAGGTTGATAGAAAGATTTGAGCCATTTTGTTGTGGTATTGAATTGGCAAATGCGTATTCTGAATTAAACGACCCCGTGCATCAAAGAAAATTATTAGAAGATCAACAAAGACAATTATCTGAAGGAAATGAAGAAGCAAATCCTCTTGATGAAGATTTTTTAGAAGCAATAGAAACAGGAATGCCTCCTACAGGAGGTTTAGGCATCGGGATTGATAGGATGGCTATGTTGGTACTTGGTCAAGAATCAATAAGGGATGTAATTTTGTTTCCTTTAATGAAACCTCAAGAAGAGAAAAATGAGGATAAGAAATGA
- the kae1 gene encoding N(6)-L-threonylcarbamoyladenine synthase Kae1, which translates to MTKIILGIESTAHTFGVAVLKGKKILSNQRKLFTTDKGGMIPAQVADHHVQIFDEVFTKAINESNINFKDIDFIAFSNSPGIGHSLRIGAFFARYLSLKLNKPLVPINHCIAHLEVGRFFSGLKDPILLYASGANTQIIAYESGKYRVFGETLDVGIGNFIDSFARELGLGFPGGPKIEELAKKGKQFIKLPYTVKGMDIALGGLLTKLKKMISSKEYAKEDLCFSVQETVFAMLVEVTERAIAHTGKNAVVLGGGVSCNLRLQEMVKSMCNERNIKFFCPERQFLVDNAAMIAINAMYLINAGQEFSFKKSSIKPYLRTDEVEIKYR; encoded by the coding sequence ATGACAAAAATCATTTTAGGTATTGAAAGCACAGCACACACATTTGGAGTTGCTGTTTTAAAAGGAAAAAAAATATTATCTAATCAAAGGAAACTTTTTACAACTGACAAAGGCGGCATGATACCTGCTCAAGTTGCAGATCATCACGTACAAATATTTGACGAGGTATTTACAAAAGCAATCAATGAATCAAATATAAATTTTAAAGATATTGATTTTATTGCTTTTAGCAACAGTCCTGGAATCGGCCATAGTTTGAGAATAGGCGCATTTTTTGCTAGATATTTAAGCTTAAAATTAAATAAACCTCTTGTTCCTATTAACCACTGCATTGCGCACTTGGAAGTAGGACGATTTTTTTCTGGTTTAAAAGATCCTATTTTACTTTATGCATCAGGAGCAAACACTCAAATCATTGCCTATGAATCTGGTAAGTACAGAGTTTTTGGCGAGACCCTGGATGTTGGTATCGGCAACTTTATTGACTCATTTGCAAGAGAGTTAGGTCTTGGATTTCCTGGAGGACCAAAAATTGAGGAATTAGCGAAAAAAGGCAAACAATTCATTAAGTTACCTTATACTGTTAAAGGTATGGATATTGCTCTTGGCGGTTTGTTAACTAAGTTAAAAAAAATGATTTCTTCAAAAGAATATGCGAAGGAAGATTTGTGTTTTTCTGTTCAAGAAACTGTTTTTGCAATGCTTGTTGAAGTTACTGAAAGAGCAATTGCACATACTGGAAAAAATGCTGTCGTTCTTGGAGGAGGAGTTTCTTGTAACTTGAGATTACAAGAAATGGTCAAAAGTATGTGTAATGAAAGAAACATAAAGTTTTTTTGTCCTGAACGCCAATTTTTAGTAGATAATGCAGCAATGATTGCAATTAATGCAATGTATCTTATTAATGCAGGACAAGAATTCTCTTTCAAAAAATCTAGTATCAAGCCTTATCTTAGAACAGATGAAGTTGAAATTAAGTATAGATAA
- a CDS encoding metallophosphoesterase, giving the protein MEIEKGIEIKGPSLFLKKEKILIICDIHIGQERIMNRQGINIPLNQYKQINEFTEKILEETKPKQIIINGDLKHDFGKITNDEWDKITLFLKNLKKYSDVIIIAGNHDKVLQPITGKLKINMKKHYFLNNIYITHGDIIPENSEFAKAKTIIIGHEHPAIKLKDGNRIETYKAFIKGKYKNKTLIVMPSLNPLSEGSDILTEKFLSPFLKESKKQKTLAEFESYILDDQNNVYFFGKIKGLGKL; this is encoded by the coding sequence ATGGAAATAGAAAAAGGAATAGAAATAAAAGGGCCTTCTTTATTTTTAAAAAAAGAAAAAATCCTTATAATCTGTGACATACATATAGGGCAAGAAAGAATAATGAACCGCCAAGGCATCAACATACCTTTAAATCAATACAAACAAATAAATGAATTTACTGAAAAAATATTAGAAGAAACAAAGCCCAAACAAATAATTATTAACGGAGACTTAAAACACGACTTTGGTAAAATAACTAATGACGAATGGGATAAAATAACATTATTTCTTAAGAACCTCAAAAAGTATTCAGATGTTATAATTATTGCAGGAAACCACGACAAAGTCTTACAACCAATAACTGGTAAACTTAAGATAAATATGAAAAAACATTATTTCCTTAATAATATATACATAACGCACGGAGACATCATCCCCGAAAATTCAGAATTTGCAAAGGCAAAAACAATAATAATAGGTCACGAACACCCCGCAATAAAACTTAAAGATGGAAACCGAATTGAAACATACAAAGCATTCATTAAAGGAAAATACAAAAATAAAACTCTTATCGTAATGCCCTCATTAAATCCTTTAAGTGAAGGCTCTGACATTCTTACAGAAAAATTTCTCAGCCCATTTCTTAAAGAATCAAAAAAACAAAAAACACTCGCAGAATTTGAATCATACATCTTAGATGATCAAAACAACGTTTATTTTTTCGGAAAAATCAAAGGGCTGGGAAAACTATAA
- a CDS encoding MFS transporter — protein sequence MNIINKFNKRNLKIFTFSSSLMALAFGLFGPFYLIFINDVGGSIENFGIAVGLVVLSGALISLVAGKYSDSIGRKPLLIIGGYSSAIIVFLYTVIGSLWQLYLLQIFSGLIISVFETSESAYLADITEKQKRGADIGRYDAYVGFAEAFAIFAGGFLAGKFGFELIFYVVSIIFVISTTIMFKLKE from the coding sequence TTGAACATTATCAATAAATTCAACAAGAGAAATCTCAAAATTTTCACTTTTTCTAGTTCATTAATGGCTCTTGCATTTGGATTGTTTGGACCTTTCTATTTAATTTTCATTAATGATGTTGGTGGTAGCATAGAAAATTTTGGAATAGCTGTTGGATTGGTTGTTTTATCTGGTGCTTTAATTTCTCTTGTTGCTGGGAAATATTCGGATTCAATAGGGCGAAAACCTCTTTTGATTATTGGAGGATATTCTTCTGCAATTATAGTTTTTCTTTATACGGTAATCGGATCTCTATGGCAGTTATATCTTCTTCAGATATTTAGTGGATTAATAATTTCTGTTTTTGAAACTTCTGAATCTGCATATTTAGCAGATATAACCGAAAAACAGAAAAGAGGAGCAGATATCGGAAGATATGATGCTTATGTTGGATTTGCAGAAGCATTTGCAATTTTTGCAGGAGGCTTTCTTGCAGGAAAATTTGGTTTTGAATTAATATTTTATGTTGTATCAATTATCTTCGTAATCTCTACAACAATTATGTTTAAACTAAAAGAATAG